One uncultured Carboxylicivirga sp. genomic window, AATGATTAAAGCCTATCTGCCAAAGATGAATACTTCTGAGATGTTTTTGGTGATGGTAGGAGGTATGGCTACTGTTGCCGGTGGAGTTTTGGCAGCATACATCGGATTCTTAGGTGGTGACGATCCTGTGCAACGATTAATGTTTGCCAAGCATTTATTAACGGCTTCAGTAATGGCTGCTCCTGGAGCTATTGTGGTAGCAAAAGTACTGGTACCGCAAACAGAAGAAATTGAGTCGGAAGTAAAAATTTCGATGGATAAAATTGGTAGCAACATACTGGATGCTATGAGTAACGGAACAACCGAAGGTTTGAAGCTGGCAGCCAATGTAGGTGCCATGTTGTTGGTGTTCTTTGCTTTTATTGCCTTGATTAACTATGGTTTTGATAAAGTTGGACAGTGGACCAGTTTGAACACTGCGATTGCTGAAATGACTAATGGACAATATCAACATTTTAATCTCGAATTTATTCTCGGATATGGACTAGCTCCTTTAATGTGGTTGATTGGTGTTCCATCGCAGGATATAGCCTTGGTTGGGCAGTTGTTGGGAGAGAAATTAATTGCAAGTGAATTTGTGGGTTATACCAGTTTAGCCGAGTTTAAAACATCTGGCGTTCTTACTGATACAAAATCAATATTAATGGCAACTTACATGTTATGTGGATTTGCCAATTTTGCTTCTATTGGTATTCAAATTGGAGGAATAGGTGGATTGGCACCAAATAAAAGAGAATTCCTTTCTAAGTATGGTTTCAGAGCTTTGTTGGCAGGTACTTTGGCTTCGCTTCTTTCTGCTACCATTGTTGGAATGATATTAGGATAGGTTATAAGTTCGTTTGTTATAAGTCAGAAGGTAGTAGTTAGATAGATTGCTTCAGAATATTTTACGAGATCTTAAAAAGTTCAGATCAAAAGCCTTTACTAATGCTATAGTGAGAATATGCAAGAAGTCTTAGAGAAAGGCATTTTAGACTTCAAGGATTGCAATACGTAGCAAACGTCGATGGGATAAATATGATTTTGTAAATAAAATAACTACATAAAAAAAGCGTCCAATTTTGGACGCTTTTTTTATGTAGTTATTTTATACTTTCCTTAATTAAACTCCACGAACATCAACAGCAATCTTCTTTTGAAGTATGTAAGTTAATCCGTCTTTTGTTTTTGCAACAGCAACAAAGTTCAGTGTTTTGTTTAACGATGCTCCTTTTGGAACGTTAATGGTTAATTGACCTTTGGTATCAGAAATTGGACGAAGAGGAGTAAGGTTTTTATGGTAAAACTGACCTTCGATCAAATCACCATGAAAAAATTCAACAGATTTAATTCTGCTGGTAGCTTCTCCGCTTAGTGAACAAGTAATAATGTAGTTGTTTTTTGATCGGATATTGTTTTCTTCTTTTATTGAAAGAACAGGAGCTGGACGTTCAACGCCAAGATTAGTATATTCTTTCAAACCAATACCAGGAAGTCCACCTTTGTATGGATATTCAGCAACCAGATTTCCATCTCTGTCGTAACGTTTACAAATACCGTCCAAACGATCGTTTTTATACATCTGTTCTTTGTACACTTCGCCGTTGCCATGATAGGTGGTGCGTAAGCCTTCTTTTTTATTGTTTTCGTAATGAAATGTTTCGGCTAATTTACCTGTTTTGTAATACCTCTTTGCTAAACCATGTTTAACGGCAGGGCCATCTTCCATTAGTTTATAGGTTGTTTCCCATTCTACCGGGGAAGATGGGTCATTGTTAAAGTTAGATTTTTTGATGACTGTACCATCAGGATTTTTATTTCCCGATGTATTTGTTGTTGTTTCAGGGGCAAAAAACTGACACCCGGAAAGGACAAAAATACTCAGTGTTAAAATAATTGATAGGTTTTTCATGATAGTTTGTCTTGTGTGGATATAAAAAAGGCTGCCAGTTCTGACAGCCCGTATTTCTTTTATGTCGAACTATACCAGTGCATCTAATTTAGATGCCAGTATTGTTTTGGGACTTGCTCCTACTTGTTTGTCAACAACCTCTCCGTTTTTAAAAAATAGGATAGTTGGGATATTTCGGATACCAAACTTCACTGAAGTTTCAGGATTGTTGTCTACATCCATTTTGGTGATAACTGCAGTTTCAGCATATTCTTCAGATAATTCTTTAACTATTGGAGTAATCATCCTACATGGGCCACACCATTCAGCCCAGAAATCAACCAAAACAGGCTTGTCTGATTTTAAGACAACCTCTTCAAAATTCGCATCAGTAACTTCAATCAACATAGCAAATCTGTTTTCTTAATATGAT contains:
- the trxA gene encoding thioredoxin: MLIEVTDANFEEVVLKSDKPVLVDFWAEWCGPCRMITPIVKELSEEYAETAVITKMDVDNNPETSVKFGIRNIPTILFFKNGEVVDKQVGASPKTILASKLDALV
- a CDS encoding nucleoside transporter C-terminal domain-containing protein; protein product: MKKVIFTLLALVAMQIVSAQTPALQSVVEPGASFSFLTILRGLLGMVAIIGIAWLFSINRKAISWKVVGIGLIIQVLLAVCVLYVPFVQSMFEFFGKLFTLVLDFTKVGAEFLLGGLLDSSSFGYIFAFQILPTIIFFSALTSVLFYLGVIQKIVWALAWLMTRALKLSGAESLSVAGNIFLGQTEAPLMIKAYLPKMNTSEMFLVMVGGMATVAGGVLAAYIGFLGGDDPVQRLMFAKHLLTASVMAAPGAIVVAKVLVPQTEEIESEVKISMDKIGSNILDAMSNGTTEGLKLAANVGAMLLVFFAFIALINYGFDKVGQWTSLNTAIAEMTNGQYQHFNLEFILGYGLAPLMWLIGVPSQDIALVGQLLGEKLIASEFVGYTSLAEFKTSGVLTDTKSILMATYMLCGFANFASIGIQIGGIGGLAPNKREFLSKYGFRALLAGTLASLLSATIVGMILG